Part of the Rhizobium sp. WYJ-E13 genome is shown below.
ACGGCGCTTCCCCGGCCAACAGGTCGGCGAATGTGCCGCTCAGCAGCAGTTCGCGCGACAGGATTTCTTCGCCGCAACAGGCGACCGCTTCCGAGCGTTTGTTGTTGATCGTCATGACACCCTCAATGACAGGCCGTTGATATCAGCATGGCCCTATTTCGCGGCCATCATCCACGCCTGGCGCGCGGGATAAAGCCTGCCGGCACAGACACAGTGTCTCCGCAGCCGCAACAATCGATGCTCTTGCCTCCCCCTTCCCGCCGCAAAGATCAGCACCACATCGCTCTGGAAGGCACGCAATGAACGGGAGCCCGACATGAGCGAAATCGGCCGTCTGCTCGGCGCCGGCAAGGAAGCGGAAGTCTATGAACATGGCACGCTGGCGCTGAAGCTCTACAGGCCCGGCCGCCCGAAGGCCCCGGCCTTCCGCGAGGCCGCCAATCTGGCGATCGCCGAGAAGCTGTCATTGCCCGCGCCCAGAATCCATGTCGTCGGCGATTATCACGGCCGATGGGGCCTGCTCATGGATCGCGCCCCGGAAACAAGCCTTGCCGATGAGATGACGCCGGAACCACCGCTGTCGACCATCAAGGAGATGGCAGCACTCCATCAGCGCCTGCATCGCGAGCCCGGCACCGGCCTTCCCTCATTGAAATCAAGACTGTCGGCCAATATCGAGCGCGCCGAACCGCTCACCCCTGACCTGCGCGACCGGCTGCTTCTGACACTTGCGGCCCTCCCCGATGGCGACAATGTCTGCCACGGCGACTTCCATCCCTGGAATATCCTGGGCTCCGGCGAAGATGTGATGATCGTCGACTGGCTGGACGCCTGCAGCGGCAATCCGGCCGCCGACGTCTGCCGCACCTACCTCCTGATGCGCCGCGTGCTTCCGGCAATTGCCGAGGCCTATGTCGTCACCTATGCGAAGGCGGACGATGTGACCCCGGACGAGGTCTTTGCCTGGCTCCCTGTGGTCGCCGCCGCCCGTCTCGCCGAGGATGTGGCTGAGGAGAACGAGGATCTGCTGCACCTGGCAGCACTGGCGCCTGCCGGCATATAGGCAGGGCGCCCCTGACGGAAGGCTGGCCCTGCTGCAGGCAGATCAGGCAGCACAAGCCTCGCAGGTGCCGCGGATTTCGATCGTCGTCTTCGCCGGCTTGAATTTCTGGCTGCGCACCCAGCCCATCAGGCGGTGATCCACCTCATGGTCGTGAAACTCGATCACCTGTCCGCAGCTTTCGCAGATCGCAAAGGCGACGATGCCATGGCTGTGGCAGTCCTCGCCGGGATGGGCGCAGGCGACGAAGGAATTGATGCTTTCGAGCCGGTGCACGACGCCATATTCGAGCAGCTTTTCCAACGCCCTGTAGACCTGCAGCGGCGCGCGAAAACCCTGGTCGCGCAGCTTGTCGAGGATCGTGTAGGCGCTGAGCGGTCCCTCTGCCTTTTCGAGCACGTCGAAGACGAGTGACTGGTTGCGGGTGAGCTGAGGTGCGTTCATGAGCCTTGTCCTTGCAGGTCCCTGCGCCCGCGCCAGGCGGGAAGCAGGCTCAGAATGAAGAGAATGAGGGCCGCGACGACGATCGACGGGCCGGATGGCGTGTCATAGGTCAGCGAGCCGAAAAGCCCGCCGACAACGGCAACCGCGCCGATCAGCGAGGCAAGCACCGCCATCAGTTCCGGCGTCGAGGAGAAGCGCCGGGCGGTCGCCGCCGGAATGATCAGGAGCGAGGTGATCAGCATGATGCCGACGATCTTCATGGCAATCGCGATGACGACCGCCATCAGCAGCATGAAGAACAGCCGCGCCCGCTCCGGCTGCAGGCCCTCGGCCTCGGCGAGTTCCGGATTGACGGTGGCTGCGAGCAGCGGCCGCCACAACCAGGCGATCGCCACCAGCACCAGAATGCCGCCGCCCCAGATGAGTGCGATATCGGTGGTCGAAACCGCCAGAATATCGCCGAACAGGAAGGCGATGAGATCGATGCGCACCCAGCTCATGAAGGCGACCATGACGAGGCCGATGGCGAGCGTCGCATGCGAGAGAATGCCGAGCAGCGCATCGGCCGACAGCGCCTGCCGCTTCTGCAGGAAGAGCAGCAGGATCGAGACGGCAGCGGCAACGACGAAGACGGCAAGCGTGAGGTTGAAATCGAAGAGCAGCGAAAGCGCGACGCCGAGCAGCGCCGAATGGGCGATCGTATCGCCGAAATAGGCCATGCGCCGCCAGATGATGAAGCAGCCGAGCGGCCCGGTCGTCAGCGCCAGGCCCACACCGGCGAGGATGGCGCGCACGAAGAAATCGTCAAGCATGACGGTTCTCCCCGTTGTTGGTCACGCTCTGCGCCTCGCTCTGGAAATGCGTATGTGCGTGGGCGTGGGCGTGGGCGTGAGCCTCCGCATGCGCCCCGTCAGCGTGTGCATGGGCATGAGCGTCCGGGTGATCGTGCGAATGCGCATGATCATGCCCGTGATCATGATCGTGGTGATGCCCATCCTCCGGATGGCAATGATCCGTCACCGAGCCGTCTTCATGCAGCACCCGCCCGTCGGGCAGATGCGTATGGTCGTGATGATGGCTGTAGACGGCAAGCGTCGGCGCCGCCCGGCTGCCGAAGAGGCGCACATATTCCGGGCTCTGGCTCACCGCCTGCGGCGTACCGCGGCAGCAGACATGGCCGTTGAGGCAGATAACGGTATCCGTCTCCGCCATGACGACATGCAGATCGTGCGAGATCAGCAGGATGCCGCAGCCTGTCGTGTTGCGGATCGATTTGATGAGCTCGTAGAGCGCGATCTCGCCGGCGAAATCCACCCCCTGCACCGGCTCGTCGAGAACGAGAAGATCCGGCTTGCGAGCAATGGCGCGCGCCATCAGCGCCCGCTGGAATTCGCCGCCGGAGAGATGCTGCACCTGCGCATCCAGCATATGCACCATGCCGGCGGCTTCGAGCGCGGCCATGATATCGCTCTCGGGCAATGGCCCGGTCAGCGTCATCAGCCGGCGCACGGAAAGCGGCAGCGTCCAGTCGACGGCGAGCTTCTGCGGCACATAGCCGACCTTGAGGCCGGCGACGCGGCTCACTCTGCCCT
Proteins encoded:
- a CDS encoding phosphotransferase family protein → MSEIGRLLGAGKEAEVYEHGTLALKLYRPGRPKAPAFREAANLAIAEKLSLPAPRIHVVGDYHGRWGLLMDRAPETSLADEMTPEPPLSTIKEMAALHQRLHREPGTGLPSLKSRLSANIERAEPLTPDLRDRLLLTLAALPDGDNVCHGDFHPWNILGSGEDVMIVDWLDACSGNPAADVCRTYLLMRRVLPAIAEAYVVTYAKADDVTPDEVFAWLPVVAAARLAEDVAEENEDLLHLAALAPAGI
- a CDS encoding Fur family transcriptional regulator, with product MNAPQLTRNQSLVFDVLEKAEGPLSAYTILDKLRDQGFRAPLQVYRALEKLLEYGVVHRLESINSFVACAHPGEDCHSHGIVAFAICESCGQVIEFHDHEVDHRLMGWVRSQKFKPAKTTIEIRGTCEACAA
- the znuB gene encoding zinc ABC transporter permease subunit ZnuB; the encoded protein is MLDDFFVRAILAGVGLALTTGPLGCFIIWRRMAYFGDTIAHSALLGVALSLLFDFNLTLAVFVVAAAVSILLLFLQKRQALSADALLGILSHATLAIGLVMVAFMSWVRIDLIAFLFGDILAVSTTDIALIWGGGILVLVAIAWLWRPLLAATVNPELAEAEGLQPERARLFFMLLMAVVIAIAMKIVGIMLITSLLIIPAATARRFSSTPELMAVLASLIGAVAVVGGLFGSLTYDTPSGPSIVVAALILFILSLLPAWRGRRDLQGQGS
- the znuC gene encoding zinc ABC transporter ATP-binding protein ZnuC; the protein is MLSPANSPAGSRAGPLVSLDNVGIRRGGRWLVRGVDFSVSRGEIVTLIGPNGSGKSTSAKAAIGVLKPDEGRVSRVAGLKVGYVPQKLAVDWTLPLSVRRLMTLTGPLPESDIMAALEAAGMVHMLDAQVQHLSGGEFQRALMARAIARKPDLLVLDEPVQGVDFAGEIALYELIKSIRNTTGCGILLISHDLHVVMAETDTVICLNGHVCCRGTPQAVSQSPEYVRLFGSRAAPTLAVYSHHHDHTHLPDGRVLHEDGSVTDHCHPEDGHHHDHDHGHDHAHSHDHPDAHAHAHADGAHAEAHAHAHAHAHTHFQSEAQSVTNNGENRHA